A genomic segment from Syntrophorhabdales bacterium encodes:
- a CDS encoding PAS domain-containing protein: MDEATLRSILDALPFPVVFVDTSHTIRFMNKRAKFHYYEERGYRNLIGTSVFECHNETSRERIVKIVERFKNHGREVFLTVTDKNERLYVTPVRNDAGELIGYFERFEGNFQK, translated from the coding sequence ATGGACGAAGCCACGTTAAGGTCAATACTCGATGCCCTGCCCTTCCCTGTAGTTTTTGTTGATACCAGCCACACGATCAGGTTCATGAACAAGAGGGCAAAGTTTCATTATTACGAGGAGCGGGGCTACCGCAACCTCATAGGCACATCAGTTTTCGAGTGCCACAATGAGACAAGCAGAGAACGGATAGTAAAGATAGTTGAGAGATTCAAGAACCACGGGCGAGAAGTCTTTCTAACGGTCACTGACAAGAATGAAAGACTCTACGTCACACCTGTCAGGAATGATGCGGGTGAATTGATCGGCTATTTCGAGCGGTTCGAGGGCAATTTCCAGAAATAG
- a CDS encoding nitroreductase family protein: MIEILRERRSIRKYKATAIDTQTVDVIKEALLRSPSSRGINPWTFIFVDQKDLLQKLSKTKEHGSEFVKDAALGIVICGDETKSDVWIEDCSIASILAQLAGQSVGLGSCWCQIRNRTHSREKSAESYVQELLHLPAHLKVLSIIALGVPAESRTPIAREQLDYTKIRYNTYDR, translated from the coding sequence ATGATAGAGATCCTGCGCGAAAGGCGAAGCATCAGGAAATACAAGGCCACGGCCATCGACACTCAGACGGTTGATGTGATAAAGGAGGCCCTCCTCCGCTCTCCGTCTTCCCGCGGTATTAATCCTTGGACATTCATATTTGTGGACCAGAAGGATCTGCTCCAGAAGCTTTCAAAAACCAAAGAGCATGGATCCGAATTTGTCAAAGATGCTGCTCTGGGGATCGTTATCTGCGGAGACGAGACAAAGTCGGACGTGTGGATCGAGGATTGCTCAATCGCGTCAATCCTGGCACAGCTTGCAGGGCAGTCAGTCGGGCTCGGGAGTTGCTGGTGCCAGATCAGGAACAGGACGCATTCTCGTGAGAAGAGCGCCGAATCGTATGTCCAGGAGCTCCTTCACCTTCCGGCACATCTCAAGGTATTATCCATTATCGCCCTGGGCGTCCCGGCCGAGTCCAGGACGCCGATTGCCAGGGAGCAGCTGGACTATACGAAGATACGGTACAATACCTACGATCGGTGA